Proteins from a genomic interval of Lactococcus protaetiae:
- a CDS encoding DUF1003 domain-containing protein, protein MAPTPINKNKVVCLVNGRVHRVSGGDFLENLDPSLQTVITRDYPNATAHDFICNEHQVKFRLEVLDTLFHLDLQKNFTVNDRLNEELEKANFQIRDVEEQLEAQETWGEKAADKVTEFVGSWAFILTYLGILIVWMFLNVTGLLFHLEWDRYPFILLNLFLSITAALQAPLIMMSQNRAADHDRLTAKNDFQVNIKSEKGVAALHDKLDHLMMDDQSSNMQIQKIQTEMLGDIQILLNEVYQQNQDIRERLDDVEDALDDFEESLDNIEENTSDDDELTTN, encoded by the coding sequence ATGGCTCCAACTCCAATCAATAAAAACAAAGTCGTATGTCTCGTCAACGGTCGTGTTCACCGCGTATCAGGCGGTGACTTTCTCGAAAATCTTGACCCAAGTCTCCAAACTGTTATCACGCGCGATTATCCCAATGCAACAGCGCATGACTTTATTTGTAATGAACACCAGGTTAAGTTTCGGCTAGAAGTATTAGACACTCTTTTCCATTTAGACTTACAGAAAAATTTTACCGTTAATGACCGGCTAAATGAAGAACTCGAAAAGGCAAATTTTCAAATCCGTGACGTTGAGGAACAGCTTGAAGCTCAGGAAACTTGGGGTGAAAAAGCTGCAGACAAAGTTACTGAATTTGTTGGTTCTTGGGCTTTTATCCTTACATATCTAGGCATTCTCATTGTTTGGATGTTTCTTAATGTCACAGGACTTCTTTTCCACTTAGAGTGGGATCGCTATCCTTTTATTTTGCTGAATCTTTTTCTCTCAATCACTGCAGCCTTACAAGCTCCTCTTATCATGATGAGTCAAAATCGTGCAGCCGACCATGACCGATTGACCGCAAAAAATGACTTCCAAGTCAATATCAAGTCTGAAAAAGGTGTAGCCGCTTTGCATGATAAACTTGACCATCTTATGATGGACGACCAGTCATCTAATATGCAAATCCAAAAAATTCAAACTGAGATGCTCGGTGACATCCAAATCTTACTCAATGAAGTTTATCAGCAAAATCAAGATATCAGAGAACGACTTGACGATGTCGAAGATGCATTGGACGATTTCGAAGAATCCCTTGATAATATTGAAGAAAACACTAGTGACGATGATGAACTCACAACAAATTAA
- a CDS encoding DUF2929 family protein, with translation MERSVNMKLIVTLFWSLAIGQVAGYIMTALAGVPDPELWTTLISLIFGFFVYIFQAIAVEKRSQS, from the coding sequence ATGGAAAGAAGCGTAAATATGAAACTTATTGTCACACTTTTCTGGTCGCTCGCCATCGGTCAAGTTGCTGGTTATATCATGACAGCCCTAGCTGGCGTGCCAGATCCTGAACTTTGGACAACACTCATCTCGCTTATCTTTGGATTCTTTGTTTACATTTTCCAGGCAATTGCTGTGGAAAAAAGAAGCCAAAGCTAA
- a CDS encoding DNA polymerase III subunit alpha produces the protein MFIQINTKTEYSFLDSVVKVDDYLETAKQMGYQMLGICDVGNLHTAFRFVKKAETVGVQPIIAIELNFSYDGIPISFSFIAKNTAGYKNLLRISTLHNYGRRQFDEIKGYLSDIALVVPETYGTLSGISALSLLTETYVAISMLTDKEAHFNLPTLPFPSVRYLSFGDNETLSILHAIRDGVPFDESLTSNNAELLQRPEIYEKYFRQYFPQAVTNLSVLTEKISYHFDEKLELPRFDKTRDARELLREGSLQGLSAFLKRRSVLTEQQTVYQERLDKELSVIHQMGFDDYFLIVADLLRYAQEQGIYCGMGRGSAAGSLVAFLLGITHVDPVANNLFFERFLNPERVAMPDIDIDMPDDRRAELLSYMKNRYGSDHVAQIVTFSTLGKRQALRDVGKAFGMSEAELTNLTRMLAFRFGSLASEYEGNQRFRAEILKNPRLKKIYEVARHIEGMPRQTSTHASGVVLANESLVNYVALKPSEDLALTQYEAPDVEAIGLLKIDFLGLRNLTIIARLRELVKLRKQIDINPLDINLEDEATLALFRAGNTMGIFQFENPQMRRFLRNLLPSKFDDIVDATSIFRPGPSQFIPQFIARRHGKEKVEIIDRAISEILAPTYGIMIYQEQIMQVAQNFAGFSLGKADLLRRAISKKNSSELTKLREEFLNSSVSTGHSLEKAEQIYDLIERFANYGFNRSHAYAYAALAVQIAYFKAHFPDEFYEIQLRDRKREVMILDALDNGFTVLSPSINKMTIYDFVDKKKIRLGLTHIQGISRDLARWIVEHRPFRDLSDFVKQLPAQFQREEMVLPLVQIGAFDDTDGENRGKLADNLGQLIAYHQTFQLDLFGHTELKFSYQQAEDYTQTEKYEFEKDLLGIGITPHPLQRLSTQLEGNFTPLSLLTKNQKVTILVELSYIRTHRTKNGQTMAFLSVTDSREKLDVTLFPEVYRQFSQELEKGKFYLITGKVSERNDELQLVAERLTQAFETTRKFWLNLPDNRYNQKIYQILKEFKGSHQVILHFADSKITTQTKLYVEESELLKKRLEAYVLNAVYK, from the coding sequence ATGTTTATACAAATCAATACAAAAACAGAGTATAGTTTTTTAGACAGTGTCGTCAAAGTTGATGATTATCTGGAAACAGCGAAGCAAATGGGCTACCAAATGCTTGGGATTTGTGATGTTGGCAATCTTCATACTGCTTTTCGTTTTGTAAAAAAAGCTGAGACAGTGGGGGTTCAGCCTATCATTGCTATCGAGCTAAATTTTTCCTACGATGGTATACCAATTTCCTTTTCTTTTATCGCCAAAAATACAGCTGGTTACAAAAATTTATTAAGAATTTCGACATTACATAATTACGGACGACGCCAATTTGATGAAATTAAGGGTTACTTATCGGATATCGCACTAGTAGTTCCAGAAACTTATGGCACACTCAGCGGAATTTCTGCTCTGTCGCTACTTACAGAAACTTATGTCGCGATCAGTATGCTGACAGACAAAGAAGCGCATTTTAATTTGCCAACATTGCCGTTTCCATCTGTCCGTTATTTGTCTTTTGGGGACAATGAGACACTTTCGATTTTACACGCAATACGTGACGGTGTACCTTTTGATGAAAGCTTAACTTCAAATAATGCAGAGCTTTTGCAACGACCAGAAATTTATGAAAAATATTTTCGTCAGTATTTTCCACAAGCTGTCACAAATCTGTCAGTACTGACAGAAAAAATTTCATATCATTTTGATGAAAAACTAGAATTACCACGATTTGATAAAACTCGTGATGCAAGAGAATTGCTGCGTGAGGGGTCTCTACAAGGTCTGTCAGCGTTTTTGAAAAGACGGTCAGTGCTGACAGAGCAGCAAACCGTCTATCAGGAACGTCTGGATAAAGAATTATCTGTGATTCATCAGATGGGATTTGATGATTATTTTTTGATTGTGGCAGATTTGCTCCGCTATGCTCAGGAACAAGGGATTTATTGTGGGATGGGACGTGGTTCGGCAGCAGGCTCACTCGTTGCATTTCTTCTCGGTATTACGCACGTTGACCCTGTGGCTAACAACTTATTCTTTGAACGTTTCCTCAATCCTGAACGCGTAGCAATGCCCGATATTGATATTGATATGCCAGATGATCGTAGAGCTGAGTTACTCTCTTACATGAAAAATCGCTATGGCTCTGACCATGTCGCACAAATCGTAACTTTTTCAACACTTGGGAAACGTCAAGCTTTACGTGATGTGGGGAAAGCCTTTGGAATGAGTGAAGCTGAATTGACTAACTTGACACGAATGCTTGCTTTTCGTTTTGGTAGTCTTGCTTCCGAATATGAGGGAAATCAGCGTTTCAGAGCTGAGATTTTGAAAAATCCACGTTTAAAAAAAATTTATGAAGTTGCACGCCACATTGAAGGAATGCCACGCCAAACCTCAACTCACGCTTCAGGAGTTGTCCTTGCCAATGAATCATTAGTTAATTATGTTGCGTTAAAACCTTCAGAAGATTTGGCGTTGACTCAATATGAAGCACCCGATGTAGAAGCTATCGGTTTGTTAAAAATTGATTTTCTAGGGCTTAGAAACTTAACGATTATTGCAAGACTAAGGGAGCTCGTAAAGCTAAGAAAGCAGATTGATATTAATCCACTTGATATTAATCTTGAGGATGAAGCGACCTTAGCGCTCTTTAGAGCGGGTAACACAATGGGAATCTTCCAGTTTGAAAATCCACAAATGCGGAGGTTTTTACGTAATCTTCTCCCTTCAAAATTTGATGATATTGTAGATGCAACTTCAATTTTTAGACCAGGTCCATCACAATTCATTCCACAATTTATCGCTCGTCGTCATGGAAAAGAAAAAGTGGAAATTATTGATCGCGCGATTTCAGAAATTCTCGCACCAACATATGGAATTATGATTTATCAAGAGCAGATTATGCAGGTAGCACAAAACTTTGCGGGATTTTCTCTTGGGAAAGCTGACCTTCTTCGCCGGGCAATCTCTAAGAAAAATAGCTCAGAACTCACAAAATTAAGAGAAGAGTTTTTAAATTCTTCTGTGAGTACAGGACATTCTCTTGAAAAGGCGGAGCAAATTTATGATTTGATTGAACGCTTTGCAAATTATGGTTTCAACCGCTCACATGCTTATGCTTATGCTGCATTAGCGGTTCAGATTGCCTATTTTAAAGCTCATTTTCCAGATGAATTCTACGAGATTCAGCTTCGTGATCGTAAACGTGAAGTGATGATACTAGATGCGCTAGATAATGGTTTTACGGTACTTTCGCCTTCAATTAATAAGATGACGATTTATGATTTTGTTGACAAAAAGAAGATTCGATTAGGACTTACTCATATTCAAGGGATATCTCGTGATTTAGCACGTTGGATTGTTGAACATCGTCCTTTTCGCGATTTATCGGATTTTGTTAAGCAACTTCCAGCCCAATTTCAACGTGAAGAAATGGTGCTGCCACTTGTTCAAATCGGTGCCTTTGATGATACTGATGGTGAAAATCGTGGAAAGTTAGCTGATAATCTTGGGCAATTGATTGCCTATCATCAGACTTTCCAGCTTGATTTGTTTGGCCACACAGAGTTGAAATTTAGCTATCAGCAGGCAGAGGATTATACTCAAACAGAGAAATATGAGTTTGAGAAAGACTTGTTAGGAATTGGGATTACACCGCATCCCTTACAACGCTTATCAACACAGCTTGAGGGAAATTTTACACCCTTATCACTACTTACCAAAAATCAAAAAGTGACAATTTTGGTCGAACTCAGCTATATTCGAACACATCGAACCAAAAACGGACAAACTATGGCTTTCCTCTCAGTGACGGATAGTCGTGAAAAACTTGATGTTACACTATTTCCAGAAGTTTATCGACAATTTTCTCAAGAACTTGAAAAAGGGAAGTTTTATCTGATTACTGGGAAAGTATCTGAGCGAAACGACGAGTTACAGTTAGTTGCTGAACGGCTTACTCAAGCATTTGAAACGACACGTAAATTTTGGCTAAACCTTCCTGATAATAGATACAACCAAAAAATCTATCAAATATTGAAAGAATTTAAAGGAAGTCACCAAGTCATTTTGCACTTTGCAGATAGTAAGATAACAACACAAACCAAACTCTATGTAGAGGAATCAGAACTTTTGAAAAAGCGCCTCGAAGCTTATGTATTGAACGCTGTTTATAAATAA
- a CDS encoding Rgg/GadR/MutR family transcriptional regulator, with the protein MKTSDFKEYGISKSTLDKFESGRGNLAFDKLDEALQMMNVSLHEYSYLLNDGVNDYFIDVFEEIDNAFYSEDIARLKNIYEENIQYPENRLFALSAKACYETLTEKEQENISDYLFSVEHWGAKELWIFTDTIDQLSLSTVILLLNEFLIKSKYYQGIYEYNRLIIQAANNAVAFLIRNNQKEAARKVLRQMENQFFEVDLFARVLYHFMLGYWDYIYQDKVLGNQMMNHSLHILKFLEATHIHNVYYHFYKNHT; encoded by the coding sequence TTGAAAACATCCGATTTCAAAGAATATGGAATCAGTAAATCGACACTTGACAAATTTGAATCTGGAAGAGGAAACTTAGCTTTCGATAAACTTGACGAGGCTCTCCAGATGATGAATGTTTCTCTCCATGAATATAGTTATTTGCTAAATGACGGTGTAAACGATTATTTCATTGATGTGTTTGAAGAAATTGACAATGCTTTTTATTCGGAAGACATTGCGCGACTAAAAAATATCTATGAGGAAAATATCCAATATCCTGAAAACAGATTATTTGCCCTAAGTGCTAAAGCTTGCTACGAAACTCTAACAGAGAAAGAACAGGAAAATATTTCCGATTACCTCTTTAGTGTTGAGCATTGGGGTGCAAAAGAATTATGGATTTTCACAGATACAATTGACCAACTTTCTCTATCTACAGTAATTTTACTATTAAATGAATTCCTGATAAAATCCAAATACTATCAAGGAATATATGAGTACAATCGTCTTATTATTCAAGCCGCAAATAATGCGGTTGCTTTTTTAATTCGTAATAATCAAAAAGAGGCAGCAAGGAAAGTATTAAGGCAAATGGAAAACCAATTTTTTGAAGTCGATTTATTTGCTAGAGTACTTTATCATTTTATGTTAGGTTATTGGGATTATATTTATCAGGATAAAGTCCTTGGAAATCAAATGATGAACCATTCATTGCATATCTTAAAATTTTTGGAGGCTACTCATATCCATAATGTTTACTATCACTTTTATAAGAACCATACATAA
- a CDS encoding lactococcin family bacteriocin, giving the protein MSALKTNLAISTVLLSLIGVGIVSSTVTVNASTALTIKSAAPKQILSVTLSAGGQMAFPNAQGKLVVATLGTPSKSAPAGNLEFIENVSNGVLLYNTSTHKYVYEQTRGVAETVFYIIANNFAYAD; this is encoded by the coding sequence ATGTCAGCTTTAAAAACAAATCTCGCAATCTCAACCGTCCTTCTTTCACTCATTGGTGTAGGAATTGTCAGTTCTACCGTCACCGTCAATGCCTCAACAGCACTTACCATTAAAAGTGCTGCTCCAAAGCAAATTTTGTCAGTGACTCTATCCGCAGGAGGTCAGATGGCATTTCCTAATGCACAAGGGAAATTAGTCGTAGCAACATTAGGAACTCCTTCAAAATCAGCTCCCGCAGGTAATTTAGAATTCATAGAGAATGTAAGCAATGGTGTTCTTCTTTACAATACTTCAACACATAAATATGTATATGAGCAAACTCGTGGAGTTGCCGAAACGGTATTTTACATTATTGCCAATAATTTTGCATATGCTGACTGA
- a CDS encoding LacI family DNA-binding transcriptional regulator, which yields MKKVTIKDVALKTGLSVSSISRVFNNYGDISAETIKKVTLAAKELGYTPNSAAKQLSSKKKKIIALILNEINVTRGVAMPLEILGGVVDNLDKTDYEFVFYATNSKKQNQKSLRQFCNERDITGLIIQGLRISDPYYQELETFDLPTVAIDLDIKNEKVGTVSTDNTKAAFEMTQLLDKAGYQNILFLNGTKTATVAQAREAGYREAVDNAQVYYANFSENEACKWAIDYAKMNNFNKIDAIFAASDLMAIGVIKAFRMLDLEKNIAVAGFDDITLASYVTPSLTTVRQDMGKISEYAVKDLIRQIEKDEIKHRFVPYQIIERESARLTTDKINTKFEA from the coding sequence ATGAAAAAAGTAACGATTAAAGATGTTGCGCTAAAAACAGGGCTTTCAGTAAGCAGCATTTCTAGAGTATTTAATAACTATGGAGATATTAGTGCTGAAACAATCAAAAAGGTGACATTAGCAGCTAAAGAACTAGGTTATACTCCAAATAGTGCAGCAAAGCAGCTTTCAAGTAAAAAGAAAAAAATCATCGCCTTAATCTTGAATGAAATCAATGTGACACGTGGTGTAGCAATGCCGCTTGAGATTTTAGGAGGTGTTGTTGATAATTTAGATAAAACGGATTATGAATTTGTCTTTTATGCAACGAACTCAAAAAAACAAAATCAAAAAAGTTTGAGGCAATTTTGCAATGAACGGGACATTACTGGTTTGATTATCCAAGGATTACGTATTTCTGACCCTTATTATCAGGAGCTAGAAACATTTGATTTACCAACTGTTGCGATTGATTTGGATATAAAAAATGAAAAAGTTGGGACGGTATCAACAGATAATACAAAAGCGGCTTTTGAGATGACTCAATTGCTTGATAAAGCAGGGTATCAAAATATTCTTTTTCTAAATGGAACAAAGACTGCGACGGTTGCTCAAGCGCGGGAGGCTGGTTATCGTGAAGCGGTGGATAATGCTCAGGTTTACTATGCAAATTTCTCTGAAAATGAAGCTTGTAAATGGGCGATTGACTATGCAAAAATGAATAATTTTAACAAAATTGATGCAATTTTTGCAGCGAGTGATTTGATGGCGATTGGGGTGATTAAAGCTTTTAGAATGCTGGATTTAGAGAAAAATATAGCAGTGGCTGGTTTTGATGATATTACTTTAGCGAGCTATGTTACCCCCTCTTTAACGACAGTTCGGCAAGATATGGGGAAAATCTCTGAATATGCAGTCAAAGATTTGATACGCCAAATAGAAAAAGATGAGATCAAACATCGTTTTGTTCCATACCAGATTATTGAACGAGAGAGCGCTCGACTGACAACTGATAAAATCAATACTAAATTTGAGGCATAG
- a CDS encoding RDD family protein: protein MNLLMLIQRFLATLIDLIIVYLPFLLLVHIIFTGEEFSSIANLLAGILFVLYNMISESSFSGKTIGKFFAKLRVKTVSTDLMEIGQREFAKLLYFLPVVGWIFIVVSVVMYFTGGRFLHDKIGRSEVIVGV, encoded by the coding sequence ATGAATTTGTTAATGCTTATCCAACGATTTTTGGCAACATTGATTGATTTGATTATTGTTTATCTCCCATTTTTGCTTCTCGTTCACATTATTTTTACAGGTGAAGAGTTTTCAAGTATTGCCAATCTGCTCGCTGGAATTTTATTTGTTTTGTATAATATGATTTCAGAAAGTAGCTTTTCAGGAAAGACAATCGGAAAGTTCTTTGCGAAATTGAGAGTTAAAACCGTGTCAACGGATTTAATGGAAATTGGTCAGCGAGAGTTTGCTAAGTTGCTTTATTTTCTACCAGTCGTGGGTTGGATTTTTATTGTGGTTAGCGTTGTAATGTACTTTACAGGTGGACGATTTTTACATGATAAGATTGGAAGAAGTGAGGTTATTGTAGGTGTTTGA